The DNA window GGTTGTGTGTGGTCTAGTGTGTGGGAAGGGGTGGTACGGCCTTCGAGCATCGGATCTGAACAAACCACAAAAGTCCTTTTCCTCCCCACCCAAAAGAATCGACCTTAACTCAGGGGCAAATCTAACGTTCCCTAGGAAACTAATTTCATCTAAGTAGACCTGCGACCATTTCGGGCTTACATACCCATAGCTTCGGAAAGACTGTTTGAGGATATTATTGCGAGCTTCAGCCCCATTGGAACTCACACCCTCCTTAGTCACCCAACGTTCCCTAGATAAATTGTATCTTGGGTCATTGCTCTTTTTGGAGTGATTGACGGATTTATGATTGGGCCTGTCCCATAAGAACCCATAGCCTTCATCAGTGTATAAGGTTACATTCTTTGGAATTTTTTCATCTAGATCCTTTTCTAAGTAGTGTTGGTTGCTTAGTGGTATGCTTTTGTAGAAAGTCATTCCTCCGTTTATGCCAACTGTGTGAACCAACGTCCCGCACTGGCCCCCACCTAACGAATTAGAAAGATAAATTGAGGCAGTACCAGTTTTGTATCTTCTGGATCTATGTTTGTTTGCTCTAAGGGAAGAAGAATAGAGGACTACAGAGTCCGCTACAGCGATAGGAACCCCATTTTTATTGGGTGAACCTTCCTTTATGTTATCCTTTTCCGCATTATTTAATTTTCCTGAACTATTAACATTCCCGAATTGTTCTAATTCCTCAAAAAGTTGTTCTTGGAGTCCTTTATTAAGGATACTGAACAAAACCTGTAGTTTCTTTTTAAGAAGGTAACTCGATTTGTAGGAAAGGTTTAGCTTTCTACTT is part of the Leptospira ellinghausenii genome and encodes:
- a CDS encoding transposase — translated: MAYISYILQDMILQYPKVMTSTEISRKLNLSYKSSYLLKKKLQVLFSILNKGLQEQLFEELEQFGNVNSSGKLNNAEKDNIKEGSPNKNGVPIAVADSVVLYSSSLRANKHRSRRYKTGTASIYLSNSLGGGQCGTLVHTVGINGGMTFYKSIPLSNQHYLEKDLDEKIPKNVTLYTDEGYGFLWDRPNHKSVNHSKKSNDPRYNLSRERWVTKEGVSSNGAEARNNILKQSFRSYGYVSPKWSQVYLDEISFLGNVRFAPELRSILLGGEEKDFCGLFRSDARRPYHPFPHTRPHTT